One window of the Leptospira koniambonensis genome contains the following:
- a CDS encoding histidine kinase: MGQEIRDISDNIRLTVEDGRILSLKTHRITRSVEEHIQQAIELILDKVTYPTLVPTIYTIVKELSINACKANQKRIFFEEKGYDIENPIQYKKGVSEYKQLFSERMAEEYGNKSKKKGYFCLISFDYSMDGIRVEVTNNTPVTIEEEKSLREKLEKGMQYGDIAQFYLDNADNTEGAGLGLALILIMLKGEGIDPSFFRIIIRKDVTIARLEVPLTSNFKSVRDQDFSRA; encoded by the coding sequence ATGGGTCAGGAAATCCGGGATATATCAGACAATATCCGGCTTACGGTGGAGGACGGAAGAATCCTCTCTCTAAAGACCCATCGAATCACCAGATCGGTCGAGGAACATATCCAACAAGCGATCGAGCTCATCTTGGATAAGGTCACTTATCCCACCCTTGTTCCAACGATTTACACTATCGTAAAAGAATTATCGATCAACGCCTGCAAGGCAAATCAAAAAAGGATCTTCTTCGAGGAAAAAGGATACGATATAGAAAATCCGATCCAGTACAAAAAAGGAGTCTCCGAATATAAGCAATTATTCTCCGAAAGAATGGCGGAAGAATACGGAAACAAATCCAAAAAGAAGGGATATTTCTGTCTGATCTCCTTCGACTATTCCATGGACGGAATTCGGGTCGAAGTCACAAACAATACACCAGTTACTATAGAAGAGGAAAAATCTCTTCGTGAAAAATTAGAAAAAGGAATGCAGTACGGAGACATTGCCCAATTCTATTTAGATAACGCTGACAATACGGAAGGAGCCGGGTTGGGACTCGCACTTATATTAATCATGCTAAAAGGAGAAGGTATCGATCCTTCTTTTTTCAGGATCATCATCCGCAAAGACGTAACCATCGCCAGATTAGAAGTTCCCCTTACGTCTAATTTTAAATCCGTAAGAGACCAGGATTTTTCCCGCGCTTGA